Within the Dolichospermum compactum NIES-806 genome, the region TGTGGAACTAAAATCAAGTTTCCGTATATCTAATCCCCGCAAGGGGACTGAAAGGTTGTAAAATGTAGATCATAAAAACCATATAGCATCAAAAAAAATGCCGGAATCAGCTACATCTAACAAACGTAAAAACCCATCAAAAAATACCCCTTTAATATGGGCAGATGATACCGAATTAGTTAGCTTAGTTTTTGACCTAGAAGTAACAGATTCCACTGCTCTATACTCGCAATATACCATTGGACTTCACGCTTGGTTTCTGGATCAGGTACGCCAAATTAACCCAGCGCTTTCAGCATATTTGCATGATGGTGAGTCAGAAAAAACCTTTAGTATTTCTGCACTAGAAGGTCAATTACTTCCCACAGGAAAAAAATTACAACTGCAAGCAAATCATATATATCGTTGGCAGATTAACGCCATTTCTCAACCAGTAGTTCAATTCTTGAGTGAGTGGTTAATACAACCGCCAACTACTTTAAAATTAAGAGATGTTTGCTTACAAATAAAACAGATAAGTATTGTTAATTTACCAACTACTTACAAAAAACTACTGCAATCATCTATAAACCATAGAAACATTAATCTGAGTTTTGTGTCCCCTACCAGTTTTCGCCGTAAAGGGCATCATTTTCCCCTTCCAGTTCCCTTCAATCTTTTCCATAGTTACCTCAGACGCTGGAATGATTTTTCAGGAATGCCCATAGAACAAGAAGCTTTTCTAGAATGGATAGATGAAAACGTCATCATTCACAAACACCACTTAGAATCAGTCAAAGTTGCAGCAGGTAAACTGGGTTCTGTCACTGGTTTTACAGGGGCAATTTCCCTGGGATTAACTAAAACTGCCTTAGATAACATTGAATTTACCCAATTATTTTATGCTTTAGTGCAACTTGCTCCCTACTGTGGAACAGGACACAAAACTACCTTTGGACTCGGACAAACCTGCTTGGACTGGGTAAACCCAGAATCAAATACATCTAGTGAAATTATCAATAACCTGCTACCAGAACGCATTGAGGAATTGACAGCAATATTCACAGCACAACGTAAACGGATAGGAGGAGAACGCACCGAAAAAATTGCTACAACTTGGGCAACGATTTTAGCACGCCGGGAAATGGGGGAATCATTACAGGTAATAGCTGAAGACTTGGAAGTACCTTACACCACAGCGAAAACCTATGTTAAATTAGCTCGTCGGATGCTTAAAGATATGCAATCCAAGGTTTAGCATTTTTGGCGTTGCTGATAGCCTGCGTGGCGTTCGCGGTAGCGTGCCGGAGGCATTAGCCATATTGAGGTATGAAATTCCCAAATTGAATCTTTAAAACTCTTACCTCAGTGCGTCTTTGCTACGGCAGTCGCTCATGGGGGAAACCCCCAAGACCGCGCTGCCTCGCCTTTGCGTGAGACTAAAATTCATACCCTTAATCAGCAACGCCTACAGTTCTTATCATAGAAGTAAAAATTGTCACTTTTTATAATAAATTTGCATTTGCTTGATTAAATGGCTTTATACTAAACAGTAATATTAATAGTCGTTAATATAACATAAATCGGCAGGTAGTTAAGAAGTATCCTTTCTACCTGGTTTACATTGCTAACTTTGCCAACACAGCGAAACGATGACAGATACCTTAACCCCCACCCCCGGCTCTATAGTCAGTTGTCGCAGTCGGCAATGGGTAGTGCTGCCAGATGAAAATCAAGACCTGATTCGTCTCCGTCCTCTCAGTGGTCACGAAGAGGAAATGGTAGGGATTTATCGGCAGTTAAATTTAGAAAACCTAGCCCCTGCAACCTTTCCCCTGCCTACTGCTGACAGTATTAAAGACCACACAGCAGCCGTGTTATTGATGGATGCAGCCCGACATCTGTTACGCAGTGGGGCGGGTCCTTTTCGCTGCTTGGGTCGCTTGTCATTGCGTCCTCGTCCTTATCAGCTAGTTCCCTTATTGATGGCACTGCGATTAGAAACAGTGAGATTATTGATTGCTGATGATGTGGGTATTGGTAAAACCATTGAAGCTGGTTTAATTGCCCGTGAGTTGTTAGATAGAGGCGAAGTGAGACGGATAGCGGTTTTATGTCCTCCTCACTTATGTGAGCAATGGCAGCAAGAATTAAGAGAAAAATTCCATATTGATGCGGTGGTGATCCGTTCGGGTACAGCTTCCAAGTTAGAACGGGCAATACCTAACGGTTCTCATGTATTTAGTTACTATCGCCACATAATTGTTAGCCTCGACTATGCTAAGGCAGAACGCCGTAAAGCTAGTTTTATTACCCACTGTCCAGATTTGGTCATTGTGGATGAAGCACATACTTGTACCCGTTCTAGCAGTAAGGGTACATCCCAACAGCAACGACATCAATTAATTCAGCAGATTGCCCAAAAACAAAACCGCCATTTATTATTACTTTCGGCTACTCCCCATAGTGGAATTGAAGAATCTTTCCTGTCATTGTTAGGGTTACTCCAGCCAGAGTTTGAAAATTTAACGTTGGACAAACTGACAGAACCAGAACGAGATAGATTAGCCAGTCATTTTATCCAACGACGACGGGCAGATGTGAAACTATGGTTAGGGAATGAAACGCCGTTTCCTG harbors:
- the cas6 gene encoding CRISPR-associated endoribonuclease Cas6: MPESATSNKRKNPSKNTPLIWADDTELVSLVFDLEVTDSTALYSQYTIGLHAWFLDQVRQINPALSAYLHDGESEKTFSISALEGQLLPTGKKLQLQANHIYRWQINAISQPVVQFLSEWLIQPPTTLKLRDVCLQIKQISIVNLPTTYKKLLQSSINHRNINLSFVSPTSFRRKGHHFPLPVPFNLFHSYLRRWNDFSGMPIEQEAFLEWIDENVIIHKHHLESVKVAAGKLGSVTGFTGAISLGLTKTALDNIEFTQLFYALVQLAPYCGTGHKTTFGLGQTCLDWVNPESNTSSEIINNLLPERIEELTAIFTAQRKRIGGERTEKIATTWATILARREMGESLQVIAEDLEVPYTTAKTYVKLARRMLKDMQSKV